In Lacerta agilis isolate rLacAgi1 chromosome 8, rLacAgi1.pri, whole genome shotgun sequence, one genomic interval encodes:
- the CALM3 gene encoding calmodulin-3 has translation MADQLTEEQIAEFKEAFSLFDKDGDGTITTKELGTVMRSLGQNPTEAELQDMINEVDADGNGTIDFPEFLTMMARKMKDTDSEEEIREAFRVFDKDGNGYISAAELRHVMTNLGEKLTDEEVDEMIREADIDGDGQVNYEEFVQMMTAK, from the exons GCTGACCAACTTACCGAAGAGCAGATTGCAG AATTCAAGGAGGCCTTCTCCCTCTTCGACAAGGACGGGGATGGCACCATCACCACCAAGGAGCTTGGCACTGTGATGAGGTCTCTGGGTCAGAACCCCACCGAGGCAGAACTGCAAGACATGATCAATGAAGTTGATGCTGATG GGAACGGCACAATTGACTTCCCAGAGTTCTTGACCATGATGGCAAGGAAGATGAAGGACACAGACAGCGAGGAGGAGATCCGAGAGGCTTTCAGGGTGTTTGATAAG GATGGGAATGGCTACATTAGCGCAGCAGAGTTACGCCACGTGATGACAAACCTAGGGGAGAAGCTCACCGATGAGGAGGTGGACGAAATGATAAGGGAGGCAGATATTGATGGGGACGGGCAGGTCAACTATGAAG AGTTtgtgcagatgatgacagcaaaG